The following proteins are encoded in a genomic region of Rhinolophus ferrumequinum isolate MPI-CBG mRhiFer1 chromosome 17, mRhiFer1_v1.p, whole genome shotgun sequence:
- the TMPPE gene encoding transmembrane protein with metallophosphoesterase domain, giving the protein MVIFRQLPLGVKAALAAGTVFVSMIISRSYLAESLELRAWRWLFRLQLALFANSLMLIGSLYIWRSAVSNLSHSPAAASACFQLWKMAVVTFLALAHSSFFTMLFLVAEEPYLFSLAAYSCLGAYIIMVFFLCTLSGMEQAYQFLAWRSGRVVSSLDNTRKLALRPALAVVVTAVLSIVGLLNAAQPPAVKTVEVPIHQLPPSMDHLKIVLLSDIHLGPTVGRTKMEMFVRMVNTLQPDVTVIVGDLCDSEASILRTAVAPLGQLHSRLGTYFVTGNHEYYTSDVSNWFALLESLNVRPLHNENVKISATRAQRDGGGKDDDWICLAGVDDIEADLLHYSGHGMDLVKALGGCSPDHTTILLAHQPLAAKRALQARPDINLILSGHTHAGQIFPLNVAAYLLNPFFAGLYQVAQTTFVYVSPGTAYYGIPMRLGSRAEITELILQRAP; this is encoded by the coding sequence ATGGTGATCTTCAGGCAGCTGCCCCTGGGTGTGAAGGCCGCCCTGGCCGCTGGCACTGTCTTCGTGTCCATGATTATCTCCCGCTCCTATCTGGCGGAGAGCCTTGAGCTCAGGGCCTGGCGTTGGCTGTTCCGCCTGCAGCTCGCCCTGTTTGCCAATTCACTCATGCTTATTGGCTCCCTCTACATCTGGCGTAGTGCAGTCAGCAACCTTAGCCATTCCCCAGCTGCAGCGTCGGCCTGCTTTCAGCTCTGGAAGATGGCTGTTGTGACATTTCTGGCGCTGGCCCATTCCAGTTTCTTCACCATGCTTTTTTTAGTGGCCGAGGAGCCCTAtctcttttccttggctgcctacTCCTGCCTTGGGGCATACATCATCATGGTCTTCTTCCTCTGTACCCTCAGCGGCATGGAGCAGGCCTACCAGTTCTTGGCCTGGCGCAGTGGTAGGGTCGTGAGCAGCCTTGACAACACAAGGAAGCTGGCACTCAGGCCGGCCCTGGCAGTGGTGGTGACCGCCGTGCTCAGCATAGTTGGGCTTCTGAATGCTGCCCAGCCCCCTGCCGTGAAAACCGTGGAGGTGCCCATCCATCAGCTGCCCCCATCTATGGACCACCTCAAGATTGTACTCCTCTCAGATATTCACTTGGGCCCCACCGTGGGCAGGACCAAGATGGAGATGTTTGTGAGAATGGTGAACACGCTGCAACCGGATGTCACCGTGATTGTGGGTGACCTCTGTGATTCAGAAGCCTCGATCCTCCGGACGGCGGTCGCTCCTTTGGGCCAGCTTCATTCACGCCTTGGCACCTACTTTGTCACGGGGAATCACGAATACTACACGTCAGATGTCAGCAACTGGTTTGCGCTGCTGGAATCCTTGAATGTCAGGCCGCTGCACAATGAGAATGTGAAGATTTCTGCCACACGGGCCCAACGTGATGGTGGTGGTAAGGATGACGACTGGATCTGCTTGGCTGGCGTGGATGACATTGAAGCAGACCTCCTGCACTACTCTGGCCATGGCATGGATCTCGTGAAGGCCCTGGGGGGCTGCAGCCCAGATCATACCACCATCTTGCTAGCTCACCAGCCCCTGGCTGCCAAGAGAGCCCTTCAGGCTCGGCCAGATATTAACCTGATCCTTTCTGGGCACACGCATGCTGGACAAATCTTCCCCTTGAACGTGGCGGCCTATCTACTGAACCCTTTCTTTGCTGGTCTCTACCAGGTGGCCCAGACCACGTTTGTATATGTCAGCCCAGGCACGGCCTACTATGGGATACCCATGAGATTGGGGAGCAGGGCGGAGATTACAGAGCTCATCCTGCAGCGGGCACCCTGA